From the genome of Glycine max cultivar Williams 82 chromosome 2, Glycine_max_v4.0, whole genome shotgun sequence, one region includes:
- the LOC100792639 gene encoding uncharacterized protein: MEANKEEALKAIEIAEKRFALRDFAGAKNYAVKAKTLCPGLEGISQMVATFEVYVASEVKHNGDLDYYSILGLKPFADKEAVKKQYKKLAVLLHPDKNKCVGADEAFKLVSEAWTWLSDSAMRSSYDLKRNVQLGGANQTNLSPAHATGTAGYTKCSNLPTPCGRLDTFWTICTSCKVQYEYLRKYVNKRLSCKNCRGTFVAVETGAAPANGSFPYCPWSYVAGNGYGSHSFDGVTYVPTSAPYFNGNGVTGYHSGHGYEYVPNVSFQWGSAGVVNQNGSTTLPADSVHRANGNVKRGRPKVKLGADKRHHVIETMVNTNSDVPFSCSEPQEDKLSRPDKKQKVVVGASFRNGYEEKGSKCASELIVANGNDSMGHGQKPSCTVEVQTKQCSMAPAFDARKLLIEKARKEIRKKLEEMKLSSAAAAAAALNEKEKSQAEVGKVKRETCRKAAPNVSGLQLENGKTGPVSITVPDSDFHDFDKDRSEECFRPKQIWALYDEEDGMPRLYCMIREVVSVNPFKIHISYLSSKTDSEFGSVNWLDSGFTKSCGNFRAFNSDAVDQVNIFSHVLNKEKAGRGGCVRIYPRSGDIWAVYRNWSPDWSRSTPDEVRHQYEMVEVLDDYSEELGVCVSPLIKLAGFKTVYQSNTDKSTIKWIPRREMLRFSHQVPSWLLKGEASNLPERCWDLDPAATPDELLHAATEPNAL; encoded by the coding sequence ATGGAAGCAAACAAGGAGGAAGCACTTAAAGCGATAGAGATTGCTGAAAAGCGATTTGCTCTGAGAGACTTTGCCGGTGCAAAAAACTATGCTGTAAAGGCTAAAACACTCTGTCCAGGATTGGAGGGTATATCTCAAATGGTGGCCACATTTGAAGTTTACGTTGCTTCTGAGGTCAAACATAATGGTGATCTAGATTACTATTCGATTCTTGGATTAAAACCTTTTGCAGATAAGGAGGCTGTGAAGAAACAGTACAAGAAGTTGGCAGTGTTGCTTCACCCAGATAAGAACAAATGTGTGGGAGCTGATGAGGCATTTAAGCTTGTTTCTGAGGCTTGGACTTGGCTATCAGATAGTGCTATGCGCAGTTCTTATGATCTCAAGAGAAATGTGCAGCTGGGTGGGGCTAACCAGACAAATTTGTCTCCTGCCCATGCTACAGGGACTGCAGGTTATACCAAATGTTCCAATTTGCCAACCCCTTGTGGTAGGCTTGACACCTTTTGGACAATCTGCACCTCTTGTAAGGTTCAGTATGAGTATCTGCGCAAGTATGTGAATAAAAGACTCTCTTGTAAGAACTGTCGTGGCACTTTTGTTGCTGTTGAAACTGGGGCGGCCCCAGCAAATGGTTCGTTTCCATATTGTCCTTGGTCATATGTGGCAGGAAATGGGTATGGAAGTCATTCATTTGATGGAGTTACATATGTTCCAACTAGTGCCCCCTATTTCAATGGGAATGGGGTCACAGGGTACCATTCTGGACATGGTTATGAGTACGTTCCAAATGTTTCATTTCAGTGGGGCTCTGCTGGAGTTGTCAACCAAAATGGATCAACTACCTTACCTGCTGATTCTGTTCATCGGGCCAATGGAAATGTGAAGAGGGGAAGGCCAAAAGTCAAGTTGGGAGCTGATAAGAGGCATCACGTGATAGAGACTATGGTCAATACAAATTCAGATGTACCATTCTCCTGTAGTGAACCACAGGAAGATAAACTAAGTAGACCTGACAAGAAACAGAAAGTTGTTGTGGGAGCCAGTTTCAGAAATGGCTatgaagaaaagggttcaaaaTGTGCTTCAGAGTTGATAGTGGCTAACGGAAATGATAGCATGGGACATGGCCAAAAGCCTTCCTGCACAGTCGAAGTTCAAACCAAACAGTGTTCCATGGCACCAGCATTTGACGCAAGAAAATTATTGATTGAGAAAGCCAGGAAAGAAATCAGGAAGAAACTGGAGGAGATGAAGTTGTCGTCTGCAGCAGCAGCTGCTGCAGCTctgaatgagaaagaaaaatcacAAGCTGAAGTTGGTAAAGTAAAAAGAGAGACATGTAGAAAAGCAGCTCCGAATGTTTCTGGTCTACAATTAGAGAATGGGAAAACTGGTCCAGTCTCAATTACTGTCCCAGATTCTGACTTTCATGACTTTGACAAAGATAGGTCAGAGGAATGCTTCAGGCCAAAGCAAATATGGGCCTTGTATGATGAGGAAGATGGAATGCCACGGTTGTATTGTATGATCCGTGAGGTTGTGTCTGTCAATCCATTTAAGATTCACATCAGTTACTTGAGTTCCAAAACTGATAGTGAGTTTGGCTCAGTAAACTGGCTTGATTCAGGTTTTACCAAATCTTGTGGAAATTTCAGGGCTTTCAATTCAGATGCTGTTGATCAAGTTAACATATTTTCTCATGTTCTAAATAAGGAGAAGGCTGGTCGAGGTGGTTGTGTCCGAATATATCCTAGAAGTGGAGATATTTGGGCTGTGTATCGAAATTGGTCGCCAGATTGGAGCAGATCTACTCCAGATGAAGTGAGGCATCAGTATGAAATGGTTGAGGTGCTGGATGATTACTCTGAGGAACTTGGTGTTTGTGTTAGTCCTCTTATTAAGTTGGCTGGATTTAAAACGGTATATCAGAGTAATACAGACAAGAGTACCATAAAATGGATACCCAGAAGAGAGATGTTGCGCTTTTCACATCAAGTGCCTTCTTGGTTACTGAAGGGGGAAGCTAGCAATTTGCCTGAAAGGTGTTGGGACCTTGATCCGGCTGCAACTCCAGATGAGCTTCTTCATGCTGCTACAGAACCAAATGCTTTGTAG
- the LOC100791579 gene encoding F-box protein SNE translates to MVQQQQHRVEQEKRPRFFINDNIDILREILKRLDGPSLGVAACVCRLWCSLTSNDDSLWEHLCFRHVSSPPPASVKAVVVALGGYKRLYMVCVRPVLSRLGDSERVRKRVWTRHEVQLSLSLFCIDSYERLGSGRIPSDASASSLMFLCNSVNV, encoded by the coding sequence ATggtgcagcagcagcagcaccgCGTAGAGCAAGAGAAACGACCACGGTTCTTCATAAACGACAACATTGACATTCTCAGGGAAATCCTTAAACGCCTCGACGGTCCCTCGCTGGGAGTGGCGGCGTGCGTGTGCCGCCTGTGGTGCAGCCTGACGAGCAACGACGACTCGCTGTGGGAGCACCTGTGCTTCCGCCACGTGTCGTCTCCGCCACCGGCGTCGGTGAaggcggtggtggtggcgcTGGGCGGGTACAAGAGGCTGTACATGGTGTGCGTGAGACCGGTGCTGAGTCGACTCGGAGACTCGGAGCGGGTGAGGAAGCGAGTGTGGACTCGGCACGAGGTGCAGCTCTCGCTCTCTTTGTTTTGCATTGACAGCTACGAGAGGCTCGGGAGTGGAAGGATCCCCAGCGACGCGTCCGCATCGTCCCTCATGTTCCTCTGCAACTCCGTCAACGTCTGA